Part of the Falco cherrug isolate bFalChe1 chromosome 6, bFalChe1.pri, whole genome shotgun sequence genome is shown below.
GAAGTCAAGGGTGATGGGGAGCAAGTACGAGAGCACAGCAGCCATCCAAGTGGAACAACCTACCCTTTGCAGTCTCTCCATACGCAGCTAGGACTTCTGCAACCAGCCCCCTCTGTCCCACCAGACAGGAGGATAATGAACGTGCTATTGACTCTTTGGAAGTCTGACCCATTCTTTccatctgtgcagctcctccCAGGAGTATGACCCTGAATTTTCCAACTCATCACATTCATTTACAAAGCTAACATGGTACGAGTTATCAAACTGTAATTTAATGACTCTGTGGTTACTAATCCAAGTACCCTGTAATTTGTAGAAGCGTGAAGGTGTCCAGGTATGTAGCACAGGCAGCTCAGTTCCTGGGACTCACCTGTCACACACCTGCAGGCTAGCAGAGGGTACGTGGCAGCTGCAATGCTATCCCCTTTAAATACAGTATCATGTGCTTCCCCCTATTAGCAAATGGCCAAGTAACTCAGAGTCCAGGATTGCTCTGTTATCCTCTGTTATAAAATTATAAAGGCAAACCGAGGCACAAAGAATAGATTCACAAGGAAAATGACCTCAGGATCTTTTTATCCCAAAGGTCACTGATTGGGAAATTCATTCATGAAACAGAGGAATTGGATTTCACCTCCTTCGTCTGCTTGAAGAATATGAATAGTGTTATTCTGGAAACAATATTTCactttaatgtaaaaaattaaataagcatGGAATTAGGAGAGCAGACCGGTGCATAACCTCCTAAAAGAGGGATTCACATTAGGCTGGTAGAAAAGCATTTATTCTCTGCTCTCTGGCTCTAGGAGCATTTAGATGTTTCATGACATGGTGAGTACAACACAAAAGATTGAAACCAGACAAGTCCAAAGCTCTGTGTGCTTAAAATACTCTTCTGTGGCATGAGAAATATGGTTTTGACCCCCTCCCACAGTAAATCCAGCTCTTCTGTACTCCAGGTGAGTGGTTTTGCTTCGTTGGTTTATAGAGTTAAACACAAACCACCAACTCCTGCCCCACGAATCAtgattgtgttttttttccccccagacaAACTATTCAGCACTTTTGGGACAAATCCAGAAATAGTTACAGAATGACTTAGAGTCTTTCGTTTACAGCGGTTCAAAggattgtattttttcttttcctttagtcAAAGCCTTTTTAGAAATACATGGCCTTGAGACAAAAGGAGCTAGAAGGTACGTGAAAGTATTGCATGTGCTGCGAAGACAGTGGGTCTACTTCTGTTACATCTTGTTACCTAGGGCAAGGCTGAGCTGGGCTTGCCTGCTCAGCTCTGAAAAGAGACATGCATAACCCGCTCCTTTGTATTGCAGACTTCGTCTGGAAGATTTACAGCAGCACTAGCAATGCTAAGGGAGAATGGTTCATCCATTTTTAACTTGGGATCAGTTGTGATTTACATTTGAAGCAGTATTTTAATCCCTCAGTTGCATATGAAGTATACTCAGACTTACTGCACTTGCTCTTTCCTCTggtcaaaaaaattaatttggaaaaatcatATACATAAACCCATTCATTTAtatcatttttaaaatcagttctgCAAGCTATCTCCCAGGACACAGCAGTCTAAATCTGAAAATTTGCTGTCCCTTCATCACCAAGGATGAGGGACTGTATCTTGTTATAGGGAAAAACACGTGGCCAACAAAACTGATCCCGCTGTCGTTTTGCTCAACACCCTCCCCAGAGTGCATTTGACATTTCAGCTAAAGCAAAGCACCTGGCGATACATCCAGGATTTGGGACCTGCCTCCTGCTTTATTTCTATATATCAGCTGCAAAATTACATCCTGGGTCAACAGCGAGTCTTTCCATCTGAACCTCCACAGGACCAAGACCCGCTCTGGGGTACTAGTATTGCTTTCCCAGGTGAAGCCACCTCTCACCAGCTAGCCTGATCCCTGACATTACCAGTACCACCAGTTGCAGTTACTCAGCTTTGCTCTCGCCTTGCAAGAGCCAGGAGAAGTAGTTGTGGGTACttcaaatgcagttttcctttgcCAGAGGCGTCCCACAGTGACCCCAAAGAGTGCCAAAAAAGCCCTTGGTGTCAGGGGTCTGTCCCACCATGTAGCTGTTTGGCCCAGCACATGAACCCTCAGCAACCCCACTCTAACCTCTTCAGTCATCTTGTGGGCAAATCCACCCATCTTCACCTCTCCTCGAGGCTAGGGGAAAGCTCTGGGCATTCAGAGCTTTTGGTCATTATTTGCTTTGCCTGCGTTTTGTGAACTCTTAAAGACATAAGCATGCCTACGTGACAGAGGAGCACATCCCAAAGCCATGCAGACTACAGCAGCATCATACAGACTTGAAAAACACCAAGCTCTATGACCGATGTGAACTGGTGCTTGGGAGTGAATAGGGTGGTGATACCCCATTGAACACTTCATAGGACAACTGAAAGAGCACTAAAATATattatgcctttttttccatgtctttttttttcgTTCATTTAACATTTGTTTCTGGCCCAGGTATGAATTGGGTCTGGGGACAGACACAAAAGCATCATGAAATCACCGGGACTTTCCTTTGATGTAGGTAGGCTTTGGGATAGTACCTGGAGAACCAACACATTGCTTGGCTGCTCCTACCATGTGCACCACAGAAGAAGACTGATGGGCTGCAGCCAACGAAAAAATGCACCTCCAGTTTCCTGCATGCAGATGTCAGCCTTGATTGCTTGCAGAGGTACGCTACTCTTCCAAAGCATCTCCCTCGAGGAACACCTATGCCAAAAGTGAGAATGCAAATTCAAACGTATTGAAGCAAACCAGAGTTTATTTAGCATTTATTACCCATCCTGTTGTCATATGCGGTTTCTTCTGTCTCCGTTTTCCTCTGGTAAACATagacctttcttttttaattatttttttaataaaatatataaaacattgtGCATTGCTATCCATAGGAAAACTGTagtttaacaacaacaacaacaaaaaaaaaaagaataaggcACATTCCTGTGCAGCAtcttcaaatatatatatatatatttaaaacaaaacaaaaagaaaacccttttcaACCTCTTTGAGGTTGTTAACTTCTCACCAGTCACTGACACATCTCTTATATTACCATAATTTCACTGTTGGAGGTGGGTTGGGTTGTGTTTGACAGGGGCCAGCAGGGAGAACAGActcaaaaaaataataggatTTTATCCCTGAGGTGTCAGTAAAAAACCTAAATGTTCCCattgaaaaggaagatgaaaggaCAGCCATAAATAACTGAATACACTAGGGCAAACATCCAAGCACCGAGATGATTTCACGATGGAAGaatccccctcccccacccaccccccattCTTAACAAGTCATATTTGCCGTTGGGTTTTAATTAGGTTAATCTTATGGCTTCTGAAGTCACAAGACAATCAGTCAGGATGcacctccccctcccttcccaaaTCATCCTTCCATATTTGTCGTTTTGTTCACAATTCTCCCACAGTCCTTGGGAAAGGGAAACCAAAAAATCCTCAATGACCACCAAATCTGGGATGACTTCTCTCCTCAGCCAACAGAGGAGCATCTGTACCACAGCATGCCAAACTCCAAGTCCCACATGGGAGGACTGTAATTGTCACCTCCCTGCCTCCTACTAAGAAATGAAGTTGACAACCAACTCTGCTGAAGTGAGAAAGCGTCCATGAAGAGGAGCGATAGCAGTATGTCAGGGAGAAGGAGACGGGGAAAGCTATATTGCTGTCCATCCACACTGCTCCAAGTAGCATGCCTGAAAGGACAAGGGGAGACACCCACATAAtactccttccctccctctcctctaTCATGTGTGGAGGAGCCACAgggtgcagggcaggatggTTGCACTCCCCATCGCTTAGTAGTAACGGTTGAGGCTCCTGGTCCCTGGAATGTCTGGCTGGCCGTTCATCCAGATCTCCCGGATGATGCGCTCCCGCTCCTCCAGCCGCTGAGCTCGCTCCAGCTCCTCCGCCGAAGTGAAGACGTTCATGTTCAAAGTCCTCTCGAACCTGCGGTGCCTGCGGGCAGACAGGTCCGAAGTGGTGTCTGAATCATCGTCGCTGTTGCTGCTGTCACTGTCGCTCTCCCGCTCCCGAGGAGGTTTTTTGGCGGAGGAGCATTTGCAGTCAGTTCGGCAGGACACCCTTAGCACCAGGGCCAGCAGGGTCAAGACAAGTCCAATGCACACGCCGGAGACGAAATACAGAGCGGCCCGCTCGGGGTTTtctgaaaggaggaaggaaacaaTTGTTGAGAACAATGTTTAGAAGAACAAACCACACACAGCTCCTCTGTGCCCGTACCAGCCGCCATCTCTGGAGGGGCAGGGTTTTGAATAGCTGGGTTTGACTTCCATGCCCTCCTTCGCATCATCCCCCGGGGAAATCAGGAAGGGGAATTTAAACGGTGGATTTGCTCCCAAGGCATTTGTCCATATGCAGAATGTGGGTTCGCTGCAGTCGTGTCTCGGAGTTTtctggaaggggaaggagcagcccaCAGAATTAAATGCTAATTCCAGTAGCTGCGTGAGTGGGGTTGACACCAGGGTGCTGCgcacccagcagcagctaaGTGCATCTTGCTGTCACATCCATTATCATCGTACCAGGAATAAAGATGATTACAGAGCTTTATATGCCCTGTGCTGTGCCCCAGCTGAAATGGGAAGCCTTGCAGCATGGAAAAATGCATATTATTTATTCATAGGTTTCATTTGCTTATCTAAGGCAAGTGTGCTGGCTTTCCGCCCAGACCACCAAAATGTATACCTGTGGTACACAAGCAGAGCTGGAGTCAGTGTACTAACAGGATGAATTCTGCATAGCCACATTTCAGAAGTGATAGAACAAGACTCCAAAGGATCCAGAATGCCTTTTACACTAGGTCATCTTGTTTAtttactacctttttttttctcttggttcATGGGACTACTTAGAAGCGTAATTATGATAAATGTTGTTACTGCAATTCCCTTGGGCTGAATCATCTTGGTTTATAGAGATGCTGAATGGGTGAAGGTGAACCAAGCAGACGTGTCAAGGCCAGCTCTACTTCCCTGTATCTGTTGGGAGTCCTGAGTTCAAGGATGGAGTCAGTTCCTCAAAGGAATCTTGCTCCCTTGAACTCAGCGATGGAGTTGTAACAGTTCCCACTAGCTGAGAGCCTAACATTCAGCCGCCTAAGATCTCTGTAACTAAAAGGCTACTCTCATGGACAATACCTTCATTTCCCAACACTGTGCTTTTAGAAACTGCCCTCTCCAGCTGATTTCCTTAAAGCAAAGTTTGCAGACAATGAACTGGAAACTACCTGGAGATATTCAAGGCCCTGCTCTAATTTCAGAGCTGGTTCTAAATTTGAAGTTAGCCATCTTCTAGTAGGGGGTTGGACAAGGTGACCCGTGGAGGCCTCGTCCAGTCTAAATTATTCTCTGATTCTGTGGCCAGAGCCTAAACACTGACTTGTGCACTGTTCAAGGCAACATATAGTTCAATGCCTGAAGATGCTCATGGAACAGTTACAGAGATGAAACGCCTTTGTGCACTTCTCTCTCAAACAAATCTCAAAGGCGACTGACAAGCCAAGGTGGAGGAAGATGTCATGATAGTCGGAAAATTGGCTCATAAAAGATGAGACTGTTGCTGGAGTGGTTGGTGTGGATGGCACGGGGAAAAAACAGGCTGAAgagaaactacaaaaaaaatgagaagaaaactgcagcaggTGCATtcaacaagtaaaaaaaaaaaaaaaagaaaaaagaggagagaaaagtaGCAACAATTGGAAAGTGAGGCCAAAGTCAGAGGTTTTAAGCTAAGATATTTTGACAAAAGTGAGACAGCAAAGATGCAAAGGTAAAAGAGAAGATACCAAAGCAGGCATGAAGGATGTGCCAATGGCTCTTGTAGCAGTCTGGCCAAGTGAAATCCTGGCTCCAATGACGCTAATGGCAACTCTGAAATCAAGGGGCAGAACTCAAAACCACAGCCCCGTCTGCACAGTAGCAAAGCTGCTGCCCATCTGGTACTTAGTGAACAGTAAATAAGTGGCCTAAATTTTAGAGATTTGAAAACCCACGGAAAAGTAGAATCACTACCCGGTAGTGCTTTAACCTTCATATGCGGTATAACTCAGGACAGTAATTGCAAAGCTCCTTTTGCAAGAAGGCCTAAGGAGGGCTCAGGGGACACGCAGAGCATGGGAGCATGAGAACACATGAGCAGGACTGATCTGTTTGTACTGGAAGATGCTTGGTGCAGTCTGCCTCCACTCTGCCTGGCTGACAGGATGCCAGGCACACTTTCCCGAGCACCACATCCCCGCACACACATGGGCTTGATTTGGTTGCACTAGTTCCACTGCTCACTCTTCTAAAGTAAcgaataaaaaaattaatccaatGGAGCCTGAGACGCAGATATGTGGTTTCTTTCCCCCATTTCTGTCCAtgtcctgcttttcctttctcttccacaCTCCTTTTTCCATGCTACTGCACCCAGCTCATGAGCAATCTGCACCTTGATTGCTGCTCAAGCAACCATTTTTCATCCCCTGCTTGTGCTCATATGTATAGCCCTTCATGCAGCGCAATGGCTGTAATTGAATCTTTGGCTCCGGTGGCATTAATGAGCTCCTACAGCTACTCTGTCAACATCTAAGACACTGTCTGGACTTCCTCACTGAGCTGTAACCCTACATTCAACTGCAGTCTTGGTATTTATCATAGGTACAATCCACTTGCATGGCAACATCTCTgttttttcacagcagaaagagCAACTTAAGCTAAAAACCACGGGCTCTGCTTCTTCTCAGTTGAAGTAGCCAAGTCAGCAACAGCCTAGATTCAGGGCTTTGACAGTTGATAAGTGATTTGAGAGCCTTCACCATTGCATGTTCTACTTGGAACGACCAAAAAGGGACATTCTTTTCAGCAAATGGATGCTCAGCATCTTCCAAAAGCTTGAAGGTGGCTCATATTCAACATGTCAACTGAAGCTCCTCAACACtcattatatttgaaaaaaagctctttaaaagtGCATGGACATCAGTAGCAAGAGTAACACAGTTTTgctgtgcgtgtgtgtgtgtgtgtgtgtgtgcgcgcgtgtgcatgtgtgtgtgtgcacccaTTAAGGCATGGATTTTGACCAGTGTAGCTTTCGCTTCCACTGCTGTAGATGACAGCTCAGTGCTATATTTTTCTCCTAAACTTCTGGCAGGACCCAGTTGCTGTCAGTCTCTTTAGCTGGGCTTACCTTTCCCCTTCCTggtatttctctttctgaacTGAAGGCATTGATGAAAATGTCACTGATTCAAGCCTGAATTTAATACATGCAGACAAAAGATATATGCTTTTTATAACCCTGTATACAAAAGCCACCATTTTCTAGGCACTCAAACTGGCCAAAAAttagaaacacattttattttgtttttccaacaaaaccagcagcaattACAGAGCCTGTTTCCTGAGGGCTAACAATCTGCTGGGAGCATCAGCCCAGACTGCCATTAATTCCCCAGGAAATGCCCCAGGCCAAGGTTGTTATTGCTATTATAATAAAttgtttcaataaataaaaaacaatctAGGCATTAACGGTGCTGGCTTCCTGTGATGGCTTCATGCATTCAGAAACCTCAGTGGGGAGGAACATTTCAGAGGGCCCCAGTAAAAGGTTCAGCATTAAGTATGGCCAGGCAAACAGTAGGAGCAATATCTTCCAGGGAATTTACAGTTAGCCCCACAGGCTGCCGAAATCCCCTGGTAGAAGAGAGGAAGCTCTCCAGGAGCCCCTTGTTAATAAGGCTCAGGCCAAGCAGTCTAAAAGTTGGAATGATCTCccctgggttgttttttgttaatAACTTGGCAGCAAAGCGTTGCTTGtggaagaagaataaaacaggGATTTGTAGAGGTTTCCCTCTGACTACTTCAGCCTGAATGCAACAACAAAGCCAAAGTCCCCTGTCCAAAAGGAGGCACTGGAAGTTCTCTAATACAATTTGaatgtttaatatttatataaccACAAGGGACAGTTCTGGTCTTGCTGGTAGACTGTGACTGCAAAGACAGTTCCAGCTGCCACTGAGACTGGTGAAGTCTTTCCAAACACTTAGACAGGTTTTGGAACAGCTCCATGACAAATAACAGGTCTGAGGTTTGTAGGCAGAGATTGCATCTAATTAAAAACCTAATTCTATAAATTAAGGGTATCTGAGTCTTTTGCAAGACTGAACTCTAAATAATACTCATTTGTTTGATCAGCTGATAAATTCACTTCTCATTGATAACGTTcagtttttctccctctttccaaagaaatgttgttttcaAGGCTCTGGAAGCTGGCAGAAGACTAACACTTAACTGGCTTTGATACTCCTAACCATGATGATAGCTGCAAACAGATTCAGCAGTGAAAACCGAGACT
Proteins encoded:
- the EVA1A gene encoding protein eva-1 homolog A isoform X4 translates to MEPVGVSTEMALLSNILAAYAFVTENPERAALYFVSGVCIGLVLTLLALVLRVSCRTDCKCSSAKKPPRERESDSDSSNSDDDSDTTSDLSARRHRRFERTLNMNVFTSAEELERAQRLEERERIIREIWMNGQPDIPGTRSLNRYY